In the Melanotaenia boesemani isolate fMelBoe1 chromosome 14, fMelBoe1.pri, whole genome shotgun sequence genome, aaaaccaaaccTTGCAACAGTAACAGACCTAAACACAGTCACAGTGTCAAGTTGGGGGTCTTACTTTCAGATGCATCCTGTTTTCGAGCACTTCCAACTCACCACAATTTGGTAGGAGTCATCCGCAGTAGAAGATGAGTCAAAATCATTCAAGATAAAAGGAAACCAAAGGAGAAGTAGAAGTAAAGAAGTGTATCTATAGGCTGCTGCAGAGTAAAGTGACCTGAACTTATGTGTATGTGGTACAGTTTGTTAAAAAGGTGAGAGGCTTGAAGCCCTTCTGCCCATTTTTCTCATCATCTGTGACAGCCTGGTTCCCTGTTATTAAACTTGGAGACAACACCAGCCAAGTCATTTGGCTCAGCCACAGAGTCAAGGTAAGACCAAAAAGACACAACCTTTCAATGTGTGCCCAAAAATTAACAGTTGGGattaatgtttccctgctgcaacacatctgactcaaattaatctCAAGCAGACTtatgcagagcttgtcagagagcaacttaatttgaaccaggtgtgttgcagcagggagacgtctaagacctgcaggatagtgggccttgaggacaaGGACTCATGAGCCATTTGGGCCAGGTGGGCGCAAGCATGGAGGAAAAAACTCGCTCTAAGCAGTTGAAATGTCACATGGCAGCTTCATATATGCCAGACTTACATGCTATATATATTCTCCTCACAGCTCGAAGTGacattttgctttgctttgacaTAACAGATCTAGAAAGTGTACAAAAATGACCCAAAAGTAAATCTGCAAACTAACCTAATATAGAAGCTGTGACCATGAAATGTAAGTTTAATAAACACGGGTTTATGTTCTACCCCTTTTTAGATATCAACATTTAACATAAGCTCAGCTGCTGTTACAGTAGTATCAGCTTCAAATTGTTTGGCttaaatttgaaataataaCAGCTGCCACGAGCGTCACAATTCAGCCTCTGAACAACTggaagtttttcttcctttattattattatttcaatctATTCATCTTAATTTATTGGATTTTACATGGGTAAAACAAGATGTGTGCAATCTTACCTCAAAACACAAtgctgaagttagcttctgaaagtcagtggaatcGCCCTTTACCGATTTTATAAAtcggaagctaacttcagcGTCGTCCTTACAACCGTCTAATATCAAGTCTCCATAACACAAATTTTTAAACTTTGGCCGTTTTGAGCACGTGCATGGGGAGGGTTGTTTCACACCTGGGGTTAATCAGCTGATGACTGAGCTGTTATTAGGCTGCATGGGGAGGAGCAGCACCAGTCCTTCCTGCTGTCAGTCCTCTGCGTTGCTTGTTTTTGCTTCTTTCATGAGCGCCAGCATGAAGTTGTCGGGGCTCCTTTTTGTGGTTTTCCTCATCTGTAATGACCGGTGGACTTTCGGGATGTCTCATCCCAAACCGGCCTGTCGTTACCCTCCATCTCAGTGGTGTCGGTCGCTGGAAATAGCAGTGGAATGTAAGGTGAGCGAGATGACTCCTGTCAGGGTCAGAGGTGTTTATCTTTGTATTAACCCAAACGAAATTATGTCGAGATGTTCTGAAGTAAACGTGGACATCACGTGGAGGTATGCaattactgattttttttaaatttttttttatattatttatttttaatctaagtgtcatggaaaatgttcctacaatcgatctggggaaaaaaaagtcaatttatCCTCCATAACAGATTTTTAGTTTTACTCTACGAGctttcactgtttttgtttatgaagAAATTCTGAAGTAATTTCAGTGTGTGTCGTATGAAAATGTTTCCTACAGCTcactgagttaaaaaaaaattaatcattcaGTAGGATTGTCTTAAATGACTTGAAACGGTTTACAGTGAAGTTCAGTTTCTTTGGTCTGGGCCGAAATTGGAGTCATGCTCCAGAAATTGAGCACCAGAGGTTTTTCATGTGACCAGCAGAGCCCCTCTCGACTCAAATGTAATTAGTTTTAACTGCAAGTAGAAGATTTAAGACTGTTCTTCACAGCATTCTATAGCAGgcctactcaattcggtcctacgagggccgcaatccagcaggttttccatgtatccctgcaccaacactgagtcaaattaatgagtcattgtgtagaacctgattggctgttagagccacctaatttgactacagggatacatggaaaacctgctggattgcggccctcgtaggaccgaattgagtaggcCTGTTCTATAGCATCTGGACGTTGTTACCAGACTACTGCACTTCAACTaccttttacagaaaatgatttCTTGCTGGTGACACACTTGCTAAATTTAAGCTTATTAATGTCCATGGGTCCCACCAAAGACCAAAAGGGAAAATTgtaaattgtgttttatttaggttCAGAAGCAGTGTATGGAGCTTAATGCTGTCAAGCCGAACCAGACTGTTGCTCCAGTATCCTTCTCACTGTACTACGAGAGTCTGTGTCCAGACTGCAGAGTCTTCATTACCCAGCAGTTGTTTCCCACCTGGGTGATGCTGCAGGACATCATGTCTCTCACACTGGTGCCTTATGGGAATGCTAAGGTACGTTAATCATCCCTGTTGCTGAAGTGGAAAGAtgtcatttcatttctttttttttttttttctaaaatttgcTGACAGCTGCAGTCATTGTCTTGCAGGAGGTTCTGTCAGCAAATTCTCCCTTCATCTGTCAGCATGGAGCTCCTGAATGTAGAGGAAACATGATTGaggtttgctttttttttttcttcttctttttcttttatataaacaGCTTTGCATCATTTTAGAAATGTGTAGACTTATTttattaccccccccccccctttcacAGGCTTGTATGATCCACTTGGTGGGGAACTCTCTTGCTTTTCATATCATCTACTGCATGGAGTCATCGACAGACGTTCTCAATGCTGCACAGCCTGTGAGTATCACcagaagttttatttagttttatcctAACTGatctaaactaaacaaactaaaatgggCTTAAAGACCTCCAACCACaagtcctgcagcagcttttaattttgttaaattgaACTGTTGCCTCGTTTGTGCCATCTAGTGTCTCCAAGTGTACGCTCCCTCTGTGTCCTGGTCCAGTGTTGAATCCTGTGTAAACGGACGTTTGGGCTACCAGCTGATGCACGCCAATGCTGTCATGACCAGGGCACTGAACCCCGCCCACACACATGTCCCTTGGGTCACTTTCGATGGGGTAAGATTCAAATGGGAGCAAGAAATGCATGGCTGCCCATTTTAAATGGATAGCTGTGTCCAGATGTTTGACAGCTGATGTGTACAGTGTTAAAAATGCAGGTTTTGCTGTCAAATATGGGGTGTCCACCTGGAAAGTGACACCATCTGTGCAGTAAAGTTTGAATTAAATCTCATTCACAGTGATTTATAGAAGAAAATGGGGGTGAGGGGTGCATAACTTCAGGTTATGGATCTTTTTGTGTTGCAGgaatacacaaaagaaaatgaggCCAAGGCCATGTCATCACTCTTCCATTTGGTTTGTGAACTTTACAAGGTGAGTTTTTCTCGTCTCTCATCCTTGATTTAAAGGCTGAGAGTGAGTTTATAAGCTGGGAcgtgactttatttttttcactctaCAGGGGGTGAAACCTCCAGCCTGCACTGGAGCTTCAGTTCAACTGAGTGGAAGTTTCTGTTCACCATGAAGTAACACGTCTGCGTCCTAAAGGAAAACTGCTAAATGTTACATATCGACTCGCTGTTTACAGAATCCTGCAGAACTTTTT is a window encoding:
- the LOC121652589 gene encoding gamma-interferon-inducible lysosomal thiol reductase-like, whose translation is MSASMKLSGLLFVVFLICNDRWTFGMSHPKPACRYPPSQWCRSLEIAVECKVQKQCMELNAVKPNQTVAPVSFSLYYESLCPDCRVFITQQLFPTWVMLQDIMSLTLVPYGNAKEVLSANSPFICQHGAPECRGNMIEACMIHLVGNSLAFHIIYCMESSTDVLNAAQPCLQVYAPSVSWSSVESCVNGRLGYQLMHANAVMTRALNPAHTHVPWVTFDGEYTKENEAKAMSSLFHLVCELYKGVKPPACTGASVQLSGSFCSP